The nucleotide window TCGAAGCCACGCCGGGCGAACTGTTCGACGCCGCCGCGGACGGGATCGCCGCGACGGCGGTCCCCGAGGAGGTGCGCGACCTGTGCCTGCGGTTGTCGGCGTGGTTCGACGACCGGGACGACGTCGTGCGCGCCGAAGCCGCGGCCGCGCTGGCGGCGGCTTCGGCCCCGGGCCGTCGGGCCTACGCCCTGGCCGCGGGGGCCGGCCCGCAGGCGACGGGCGAGGGGGTCGTGACCGGGGGCCGGGCGAGCGTCGACTGGGCGCGGGTGCCCCCGGGCGTCCTCGACGCCGCGGAGGACACGGTGACCTGGCGGATCGTCGCCGCCCCGGCGGCCACCCGGCTCGAGGTCGAGGTCGACGGCGCGTTCGCGGACGCGGCCCTGACCGCGTTCGCGACCGACGACGGGGCGGTGTTCGCGGAGGTTCCCCTGCGGCTCGGCCCCGGCCGGTTCACCGGCGCCGTCGACCTGGCCGCCGTCCCCACCGGCCACCTCGGGCTGGTGGTGGGCGTGACGGCCGAGAGCCTCGCCGAAACGACGCCGGCGGACCGGGCCGAAGTCGTGTCGCTCGTGCGGGCGCGCGAGGCCCTGGCACCGGTGGCGCGGACGCTGGCCGAGCGCGCGGCGGGCGCGGCGGAGTTCTGACGTGCTCGCCGGGATGCCGCCGCCGCTGAACCCGCCCGACCGGCCACTGCCCGCCGAACTGGCCGGGGCGACCTCGCACGGCTACAACTGCCGGTGCGTCGCCGTCCACTTCGGACTGGACCCGCAGCCCTACGGTGTGCTGCCCGCGTGCTCGCTCACCGAAGCCGAGTACGCGGAGCTGTTCGAGCAGGCCCTGGAGATCCAGCGGGCGGCCAAGCAGCTCGCCGCGGCCAGGGACGTCACCGGTGCGCACCGGGAGTACGGCAGGCTGCGGCAGCTCGCCCACCGGCTCGACCGGACCGATCTCGAACTCGCCGCCGTCAGCGACCTGGCCACGGTCTGCTATTCCGCCGGCGACCTGCACAACGCGCGCCAGTGCGCGGAGGCGGTCCTGAGCGCGTTCCGGACCAGCGTCACCGGTGTTGTCCACTTCGGACAGTACGCGGAAATCCGGATGCTGGAGGGTTCTCGCGAGGTCGCCGACCGCGTGCTGATCTCGCTGGCCACCGAGGAGGGCGACGTCGCCAAGGCCGCCGAACTGATCGCGGGACAGCGGCACCGGGCGGCGCTGCGCAAGGCGGCCGAGCCGGGGCAGTACCCGCGCGGGCTGCTCGACCCGCACGGCGCCGACGAGCTGACGCTGCGCATTCTCGAGGCACGCGTGCAGGCCGCCGCCGGGGACCCGGCCGGCGCGCTGGCCGCACTCGAGGAGATCCTCGTGGCACTGGCCGCCATCGCGGACATCGACGAGGTCCGCGACCAGGTGGCGTCGCTGCGGGCGATGGCACGCGCCGAACGCGCCCGCCTCCGCCGGGCCGGTGGCGAGGACGCCGACGCGCGGGCGGACCTGGTCCGGCTCTCCGCGCAGCACGAGGGCAGGCCGGCGGCCGCGAAGTTCGCCGTCGACCTCGCCGCGGACCGCGCGCTGGGCGGCGACTTCCCCGGTGCGGTGGCCGCGCTCGTCGCCGCCCGCGACGAGCTCACCGCGGCCGGCGCGACCGGTGACGTGGCGGAGGCGAGCCACGCGCTGGGGGCCCTGCTGCTGATCGCCGGTGACGCGCGGCAGGCGCGTGAGCAGTTCGCGCACGCGGGCGAGATCTGGAAGTCGAACGGGGACACGCCGGCCCTGCGACGGCTGGACGTCGCACTCGCCCGCTGCGCCGCCGCGGAGGAGGACTGGGCGGCCGCGGAGGAACACGTGCACCGCGCGCGGGAATCGGCGCGGGCGTCAGGGGACTGGCTGCAGCGCCTGCACACCGACTTCGCGGCGGCCGGGATCGGCTTCGCCCGCGGGGACGACCTGCCGGCGGTGCTGGACCTGCTGCTCCCGGTGGCACTGGCGGCGGCGGACTACCGGTTCGAGTTCGCGTCCCCGCGGGCACGCACGGCGTGGGCGCGCGACGTCGCCGGCCCGGCGACCGAGCTGCTGATGGTGCTGCTGGCCCGGCTGCGGGAACCGAGGCTGGCCGCCGAACTGATCGAGCGCACCTGCGCGGTCGGGGCGTACACCGGAGCCGAGGCGCCGGCCCTCGACCTCACCGGCACGCTGCCCGCCCCGGAACCGGCCCCGCCCGCCGCCGGACTGCCCCTGGCGGCATTGGGCACGGTCACGGCGGCTCTCCCGCTGCGCCTGGCCCCGCCGCCCGCGCTGCGGTGGTCGCCGGCCGCGCCGATGCGGCTCGAGCGCTGGCTCGACGTCGCCGCCGCGCGGTACGGCCTGACCCGGCCGGCCACCGATCCCGTCGCGACCTGGCCGGCCACCGGAACCGAGACGTTCCTCCTGCGCTACGCCGACGCCGGCCACACCTACCTCAGCTGGCGGACGACCGGCGACCTCGACACCGTCCACACGCACCCGGTCGACGCCGCGCTGGTCGCGACGGCCCGGGAGCTGCTGGCAGCGGCGTCGCCGACCCCGCGGGAAGGCGAGAGCGTCGCCGACGCCGTGCGGCGCTCGCTCGGTGACGACGCCTTCGGCAGCTTCGACGGCGAACAGCGGCTGGCGCGCATCCTCGCCCTCAACCTCCTGCCGGCCGACCTCGTCGCGCGGCTGCGGGCGGCGGCCGACGGCGGACGACGGCCGGTGCTGCGCGTGCAGCCGTCGCCGAGCCTCGCCGCGGTGCCGTGGGGACTGCTCGCCCTGCCCGACCGGCGGCCGGACCGCGCGCTCGAGCCGGGCGAGGAGGGCAGCTGTTTCGACGGCGACGACCGGGTTCTCGACGTCGCCGACGTGTCGCTGCTGGCGCCGGTCGGGATCCCGCGCCGGCCACCCGCGGCGGCCGGGCCACCGGTGTACGTGCTGGATCCGCGGATCCCGGGCCAGAGCGCCTTCGGCGAGCTGGGCTCGGTGCTGGGCAGGCAGGATCCGGAGTCACCGCTGATCCGGCACCTGGACGCGCGGCTCGCCGCCGGTCCCGTCCGGCCGGCCGCGGCGCGCGGGCTCGACCTGGTCCGCCGCACCGACACCGACCGGCGGCTGCTCGCCCGGCTGCCGGCCGAGCCGTGTTCCCGGCTGGTCTACGTCGGGCACGTCAGCCGCGTCCGCGACGACCACGGCGCACAGACCGCGCTGCACCTGTCCTGCGCGGCGGAGCTGCCCGGAACGGCCGAGCCGATCGGCGCGCACCGGCCCTTCACCGCGGCCGACCTGGCGTTGTCCGGACCGGGCTCGATGCCGGCGCGGCTGGCGCTGATCGGCTGCGCCAGCGCGAGCGACTTCGGCCTGCCCGAGCCGTTCGGCGTGCTGCTCGCCGCCGTCGCGGCCGGCGCGCGGCTGGTGGCCGCGACGGTGTGGGCGCTGCCGACGTCGGCGGCGGCGCCCGGCGCGGACCCGATGGCCGAACTGGTGATCGCCGTCGACACGGCTCTGGCCGGCGACGACCCGGTCGGTGACCTGTGCGGGTGGCAGCGCACCCGGCTCGCCCGGTGGCGCGAACGGCCCGAACCGGCCTGCTCGCCGGCGTTCTGGGCGGCCCTGACCTGCCTCGATGCCTCCGACGACGGGCAAACCCGGGTTCGGTAGCAGCGCGTCCCGCCGAAGCTGTGTGCCCACACGGCGAAAGGCAGGGACCGATGTTCAAGAAGATCCGCGACCGGGTCGACCAGGCGAGCCGCCGGGGTGCGGCCCGCGGCGCGCAGGAGTTCCGGCAGCACGCGGAGCAGTTCCGGCAGGAGGCCGCGGCCGAGGGGTACGACATCACCCCGCAGCTGCCGACGCCGCAGCTGGCCGCGCAGGCGTTCCGGATGCTGAACGCCGACCCGGAAATGGCGGCGTTCCTGGCGCTGCCTGCCGACGAGCAGCTGCGCCAGCAGCAGGAACTGCAGGCCTACGGCACCGAACTGCGCCGCCTCTACGACACCGGCGAGCCGGCCACCCTGGTCGTGCGGGGCCTGGAGCCGACGCACCGGACGGTCGCCGGGCAGGCCCGGTACACCGCGACGCTGGAGGTCACCCGCGCCGACGGCACGACCTACCGGACGGTGACGCCGCTGATCACGCCGCTGGCGACGATCCAGCAGTACGCGCCCGGCACGCGGCACGAGGCCCGCGTCGACCCGGCCGACCCGGCGAAGGTCGCCGTGTTCGGCCCGATCGGCTAGGGCGGCGGTGTTCGCCTTCGCCCTGCCGGAAGACCCGCGGCCGGACCGCGGGCCGGGACTCCGGCTGTGGCTGCTCGGGGTGCCCACGACGCTCGCGTGGGCGGCGACGGGCTGGTCCGGGGCACTCGGGCTGCTGGACGGCTTCCGGTTGATGTCGCTGAACCGCGTCGGCGCGTGGGGGGCCGACGCGGGCCCGGCGGTGTCGCTGGTGCTGTTCTTCACCGTCGCCGTCACGGTGGCGTCGTCGCTCGGCTTCGCGATGCTGTGGGCGGCCGGGATCTCCCTGCGGCGGATGGGCGTCGGCTTCCGGGCGAGCTCCCTGGCCACGGCACTGGGCGTGGCGCTGGGCAGCGGCCTGGCGATCCCGTCGTGGACGCCGCCGGAGTCGGTGGGGCAGCGGCTGCCGGTCCCGGGCGGCGCGGCCGAGCCGTGGTCCGATGTGGACTGGGTCGTGTACTACGAGCCCTACCTCGTGCCCGCGGTGGCCGCCCTCGTGGCCCTGGTGCTGATCGTGGTGCTGGTGTGCGCCTTCCTCGCCGAGGCGGAGGCCGACG belongs to Amycolatopsis tolypomycina and includes:
- a CDS encoding DUF3592 domain-containing protein, whose product is MFAFALPEDPRPDRGPGLRLWLLGVPTTLAWAATGWSGALGLLDGFRLMSLNRVGAWGADAGPAVSLVLFFTVAVTVASSLGFAMLWAAGISLRRMGVGFRASSLATALGVALGSGLAIPSWTPPESVGQRLPVPGGAAEPWSDVDWVVYYEPYLVPAVAALVALVLIVVLVCAFLAEAEADDRVQALRHRGRQVTGFVTHVEFTDVWVMGHPRFVVHVRFPTEAGERTVVTTMVTSLFQAPARGSAVQVRYDPRDPGTVLVEPAPAGSSC